The region TCaataaaaatatgtgttttattCATTGCATTCAGCACtgattttctcttttcttttacaGCATGGCTCTATGGCCCACCCTTATCTTCATTCTctctctgattggctgctgcGCTTTTGAGGAGCAACCCAAAGTTACAGCTCTGCCCCCTCCTCGAGGGTGTGGCACTGCAGTCGACCCGCCCTACAGAGTTCTGTGCGACCTGGAGTCTGTTTGGGGCATAGTTTTAGAGGCCATAGCATGTGGTGGTACTGTATCGGCATTGATTTTAATTGCGATTCTCCTTGCCAAACTAAAAACGGTAACGGAACCGAAGAAGCGATGTGGCGTCGGCCCCCTCCTCCTCCTATTGGCCGGAACGGTGGGTCTTTTCAGTCTATCGCTGGTTTTCCTGGTGGGGCGTGGCGAGGTACTCTGCGTGGTTCGACGTGGGCTCTGGGGGGCGCTGTTTGCGCTATGTTTCTCATGTTTGTTGGTGCAGGGGGTGCGACTGAAGAAGCTAGCCATGGGAAGGCAGAGCCCAACTGGGAGCTGTCTCGCCGGGGTGGCATTCGCACTCACCACGGTCCAGGGTGTCATCGCTGGAGAGTGGCTGTTGCTTACGGTGCTCCGGGAGGGACATGCAGCATGTGATTACCTGCCTTTTGACTTTGTGTTAGTGTGTAGCTATGCTCTAGCATTGTTGCTGGTGGCTACTGTGTTGTCGTTGGCCGTTGTGCTGTGCGGAGGCGGCAACAGGGAGGAGTCAAACCGGAAAAGGATGAAATGGAGGTGTAATGGCGTCTGGCTTTTTCTTTCGTGTCTTTCATCTCTTCTCCTCTGGGTCGCCTGGCTCGGGCTGTATCTCTATGGCAACGCTGCCATCGTGACCATTGCAAAGGACTGGGATGAGCCAGCACTGGCAGTTGCCTTGGTGACAGAGGGATGGGTGCTGTTGTtatttcatgccattccagaagcCCACCTGTGTTTGCGTCCAGCCGCTCAGAGGAATGCAGACGCGGGGCAAAACTACTACGATGCCCCTCAGCTTCCAACACTGCAGGGTTACCATGACGACGAGCGGCCAACCAATCCCAGAGTTCCATACACAGACAGTCAGGCGTTCTCTGTAGAGGAGCATAGTGCAGGTACTGACAAACACATGCGTTTatttgagtgtgcatgtgtgtatatttgtgcgTGTTAGTCTCACtagtttatggtgttttttgcagTTCTGCAGGCTGGAGGTTTTCATAACGGATTGATACGACCTGCTGTGCCATTTCGCAGTCATGTTTATCAACCCACTGAGATGGCCTTGCTCATGAATGCAGGAACGGTGAGTGTGTGTTATGgtgaaaacatgcacacacatacatttttttttttttttctatcatggtTGGGATGCTCCATTGACTttgattgtttttatactgagcttaTAATATTTTCTATCACCTAACCTtgaccctacccctaacccttacAGAAAACTTTGTGCACATTTCTTCTTTTATACATTAATTAGCATGGTTGTTAATCCCCACAATGGGGGTGATTTCaggatttcctacatatatttttcAGAAACTGGCAGATGTATTTAAGATCTTAAGTTAAAGGAATGCTCCTGGTTCAGAACAAGCTAAGCtctttaaaacagcatttttggtATATGTTGATTAGCATGTGGGAAGGTAAATACACACTTTCAAATGTTTTGCCacaaggcttaaaggaatagttcacccaaaaatgaaaattccctcatcatttactcattctcatgccatctcagatgtgtatgactttctttcttctgcagaacacaaattaagatttttagaagaatatctcagctctgttggtccattcagtgcaagtgaatggtgaccagaactttaaagctcgaaaaagcacataaagggggcattaaagtaatccatacgactccagtggttaaatccatgccttcagaagcgatattataggtgtgggtgagaaacagttcaatatttaagtcctcttttactataaatctccactttcactttcacatttttcttcttgtgtttttgcagattcacattctttgtgcatatcaccacttactgggcagggaggagaatttatagtaaaaaaggacttaaaaattgaactgtttctcacccacacctatcatatcgcttctgaagaccactggagtcgtatggattactttaatgctgcctttatgtgatttttggagcttcaaagttctggtcaccattcacttgtcttgtatggacctacagagttaaaatattcttctaaaaatattcatttgagcTGCTCCTTTAAGCTTGACCACAAACACCGGTAAATCTAATATGTTTTACATGATGTGCATAAGGATACCAGAAAGGGAATGGAGTAAACTCCACCCACAGAAATTATGTCTATAATGCATAAACAGAGGTTCAACTTTCTAGAAAAGTAGTCCAATCTCAAAAAGTACAATTCAGacaactttaaagcttaaagaaTAAACAGGTTTTTACTGAATAATTCAAGTGTTTTAACAGAATATAAGCTGGCCGCATAGACTTCTATTTTATGCACATTACTGTaagatttttgtttaattacaatctgagggatgagttgaaattattttctgtggtaatcaacactatgccaaaAAGGACTTATCCCTGGAACAGTGACATCTTCTGTTTGTGTCAGTGAAACTGCACATAGACACGAACACCCATTTATAATTCACCTCACATTTTGTGTTTCAGATCCCAACTGCCCCTCCAAACTTCACAGGGAGGCATCTGTGGTGAGAATGTTCGCCGTGGCAATAACAATCTCTTCTCCCTCATGAAGGAGTCACTTTGGGTGACTTAACAGAGTCAAAAGGCACTTTAATGAGGTTTCATATTGATCATTTGGAAATGCTTTTGTTATAAAAGTTAAAGGTTCTCAATGTGGGGGTAGGCTAATTTTGCACAAGGTGTTTAAAATTGATGTGTGAAAttcttttcaatgttaaaaatattttctgctaAGCCACTTAAATGTTCAGTCAACTGTAATAAGTTAACTATTTGTAGGAAAAGCccacaaaaagtgtaaacactgtggtgctatcaaaacattgctctatttgtttgagcagtCTGACATTCAAATTCTGGCTCAGCtaatagcatgagtttgggacGGGACTATACAGACAAGGGCGGGCCAGAACCTGCAGTATTTTCGCAATTTTGTTTAACGCAAAGAATGAATCACTTCGGCTGTTAAGTGGCTCACCTTCAAAGCACTTTGGACAAATGACAGAAAGTGTTGAAATCATACACTGATGAGGGcctgtatttatttacataatcaaAGAGAGAAGTGAATAAAAGAGGGAAAGAGAACAACAGTGTAGGagtaaaaaagtgtgtgtgatacAACGAGAAAGAGTACTAATTAATTCCTAGCCTTATAGTTAATGCAAATATTCCTGCTTTccacttttaaaaatataatcagaGTCTATTACTTTCTATACctctttatttaaagggatagttcaccccaaaataaaacttctctcataatttactccccttcatgccatcccagatgtgtataactttctttcttctgcagaacacaaacgaagatttttagagaatatttcagctctgttggtccatacagtgcaagtgaatggtgaccaaaactttgaatctccaaaaagcacataaatgcagcataaaggtaatctgtggtttagtcattttttcaaccaaaaaatttTTCTGCAtcactttttggacctccaggcactACACTGAGCTGATTTATGCCCACCAGGGTGCATCCTCTCGGCCTCAGCCGGTTCGAcagagggcctggttcttacaccctctcccgaaggtgtgatatgataggtgtgggtgagaaacagatcaatatttaagtccttttttactataaatatccactttcattttcacattcttcttttgctttttggccattagcattctttgtgcatatcgccacctactggtcgggccTGGTCataggtggagatttatagtaaaaaaggacttaaatattgatctgtttctcacccacacctatcatatcacttctgaagacatggattaaaccactggagtcttatggattacttttaatatGCCTTTACATGATTTTGtgaatgggtgaactatccctttaaataactaAATTTGTGTATTTAAACTTGTATGAAATTGTTAAATTGGTctctttttaaactttttaaattgcatcttttttgtttgtttgattgtttgtttgttttgatataACAAAAAAATGTGACTCTTTCACCAAACTTTGCACGCTTATTGACCATAATACTTTACACAGTTTAAGGTATACACatagcatcactattgtaatgtTTATGCCATGTTTGATCTTGCAACGAAATACTGTGTTCTTTGATTTAATGTTGCTATAGTGCACAATGCACATGTCAAGAACTGCTGGTCTGAAGGTGCTGCAGCTGGTTGAGCATTTGGAGTGTTCTGAACAGGGTGAGTGGAAAGatgtgtttgcattttgctttatcAAGTGGAGATTTCATGATTTGCACAGACTTGAAATGGTTGTATTTCTGgctatatttaatgtttatatttcaaaataaattataaGAAATATTCAAGTGTCTCTTCATTGCTGTGTCACACaagtaacaaaacaaatacattatACAAATTATGAAGTGCCATAAAAGAGTTTTATAGATTAGCGTTTCAGAGTTTAAACTTTCTGTTGTGAAGCACGCACTGAGTTGCACGTGTTCATGTTATAAGCAACCTAAATAGTTTCAACTGCAGATGGTAGGCTACATACTATTTCATGAATTGTTAAAACAGGAGTTAATAGGATGCATGCAAATCTTCAAAGTTAAAGTTCAGATGTTAAAGTGGTTATTTCAGAGGTAATTGTTGTCTGTTTATTAAATCCGGCACATTATTGATGTGTTTACTTCTCTAACCAACCAGTCTACTGAATAATGAAAATCACAATTCAcgcagaacaaaaaaacaaatcaacagcaattgacatttttgtattataaGATTCCAGACAATAAGTCATTACAACTAGTGGTCAGCCGagatgggttttttaatggctatATGTatagagcaggatggccgatataaatgcttataaacataatacaatttaacaacagcaaatcagatgtacacaacatttctaaagtgaaacaaacacttgttttatgcaatatttactcagattttcataaataaatttgcataaaaagaaaaaaactttgaaaacagaaagtgttgactataGACAATTTAAAgacggtttaaggaagtgatgttgttgttccttttttttatcccttttctcccaatttggaatacccagttcccactacttactaggtccttgtggtggtgcggttactcatctcaatccgagtggtggaggacaagtcccagttgcctccgcttctgaaagcGTCAATCCgtgaatcttatcacgtggctcgctgtgcatgacaccgcggagactcacagcatgtggaggctcatgctactctccacgatccacacacaacttattacgcgagaaccactaatcgcgaccacgaggaggttaccccgtgtgactttaccctccctagcaaccgggccaatttggttgcttaggagacctggctggagtcactcagcacaccctagattcgaacttgtgactccagggttggtagtcatcatcaatactcgctgaagtACTCAGGCCCCAGATGTtgttgttccttgaacatttcatGCTAATTGTtgaactcattcaaaacaacagcagaaggcgcttcattcatagtgactttaacacgattagATTTACTAATGTAAACACAATAGTCATAAAATGTCAATATTAAAATGTGGATAAAGAAGGTAGATGTCCGCATGCTGAAATTAAAACTCCAAAATGATTACTACAACAAAGCAACGTTTCAACCAGTTAGGTCTTCATCAGTGCGAAGACCTAACTGGTCGAAACGTTGCAATGTTGTAATTTTGTCCAGGTAAACAGACACAACTTTTGAAAAAGAAGAAGATAAAGAAGGAAGTGGCTGAAATTCACATCACTGAGGATGGAGAAAAGATGGCTGGAGATCATTTAGAGGTGTCCGAAGAGATAAAAAGACATGAAGAGTTGGAAACACATTTCGGAGAGgctgaagagagaaaaaataagaaaaaggtgGTAGAGACCAAAGAAGAAGAAAGAGTGAATTTGGGACacaatgaagagaaaaaaaaaagaagaggaaaactGAAGATGATGtgactgcaaaagaaaaaaaattattagatgATGGAGAGATCAAGAAGAAAATAAATTGCCAGCATGAAGACGCAACATGATGTCGAATGTGTTGACGTGGATGAAGAGAAGATaaaaataaagaagaagaagaagaagaaatcttCATCTCAAGCAGAGGAGCTGGTGGAAAAGAAGGGTTAAAAAGACAGGAATAAGTCCAAAGACAAGTTTGAAAAGATAACACAGAAGAGTATAAGGATAGAAAggtgtgtaattttaatttgtttttgataAGTCACATAAGAGGTTTAGCTGTTAACAATGTGACATCAAAGTATTGGTCGTTAACCTGCCCTTCATTGTGGATATGACATCTATAAGATCACTGGGCCTCTATTGATTGTAACAGTCTGTTTCCGTAAGTGAAagtcccatttattttctccaaagGTGAACTTATTTGTAAGGATAACTTAGAAACATTAACACTGGTTACAATTCATTGCTTGGTGCTTTATTGCTTTGTGTCTGGCCCAGGCACCAGGTTTTAttgaatgttccgggttcaatacaagttcagaaCAAATGGAGAAATAAAGGGacctcaaaaatttaaattctctcatgatttactcaccctcctggcatcccagatctttcttctgcagaacataaatgaagatttttagaagaatattttagctctgttggtccatacaatgcaagtgaatgggtgccaaaatttggaagctccaaaatccaaataaaggcagcataaaagtaatctatacgactccagtggtaaaatccatgtgttcagacacgatatgataggtgtgggtgatttttgtcaaattctcctccctgcccagtagggggcgatatgcatgaagaatgtgaatcaccaaaaacagaaggataaagtgaaagtgaaggaaaaagacataaatattgatctgtttctcacccacacctatcatatcacttctgaagacatgaacaCTTATTTTCTAGTCTGTGCGGACTGTCAACACATgtgcctgccgttgactgtactaaaagagtatcacaaagcagttgtagtgcacatGCGTTGAACGCGTTCATATTCACTCGCGgtcaagagtatactttgaaaggcatcATATTTTATTTGTCAATTTGCAATCTGAATTGAATGTAATGAGTTAAAGGTCCGGTactgcaaaataaaacaaaactattgCGTAGGATTCGTTGGCTGCACGTGAAAACTAACATGCGCGATTCGCGACCACTGtcgtctgattcccgaacgaaagACTccaatgaaccggttcttttaatgAATTGGTCACAAAGACGCACAAACTCCAGAATCAGAATCACTAATTTAATCCGTCAAAGCGTTTACTGAATTTCAGTACGAGTATTTACTGTACTGCAAGTCATCAAATTATGTCTGACtcaaaatgaaccaagaactgttgCCTGTTATTTGTACTGTTTATCTTTGATACACAATGAAAAGTCGTTTGTGGGACTTAAAtgtgttagtgattttttttttttaaatattattattaaattacatgCTGAAAACGTCCTTATTACCTGTCAGATATAATTGAAACAGATggcatgaaatatcacacctgtctctttAACTGCCCTAGGCTTAGTAAACAGCGGCGAAATGTCAGAACGTTTGTTTAGCTAATCAAGAGGGGGTGGCTAATTCAACCTGCTAAAAATTCGCGATGGGAGACAGGTGCCTtacgttgttcctggcaggcttcTCAGTCTTACAGGCACCATTTGATTAGaattagggtgggggcggggttagacagtctgctgcctgccaggaaccaATTGAGGCACCTTTGTATAATGGGCGCTAAAATTCAACGTGGCTAAACGGTCGAAGTCCCAATTAACGGCTAAAATCACGTACAGCAATTTTAAATCTATAATTCCTGTTGTTCATGTAACAACTGTAGACATAGTTAAAAAGGCACTCAATCACAAAGAGTTATATAATCATATTCATTATACATTTGAGATTTGTGAAAGTGCTGTAGATGTCATTTGATATGAGgtaaattcttaaaggaatattcagtgttcaatatatgttaagctcagtcgacagcatttttggcataatgttgattaccacaaaaatttatttctactcatccgtccttttctataaaaaaaataaaaaatcgagtcacaatgaggcacttacaatggaagtgaatgggggtcaaaTGTTGgaaagtttaaaggcagaaatttgaagcttataattttataaaagcactgcattcattcttctgttaaaactcatgtattacttgagctgtaaagttatttaaatcataatttttacagtaattttagggtttgctgacaacatcgttatggcaacgaagttgtaaaattggctataactttacacagagacgattagagatttcatcacactaaaatcatgttaacacacatattatgtcGTGTGGTTGTACTTTTGGAATagtattttaaagttcaaaaattggcccccattcacttctattgtaagtggctcactgtaacccagatttctgctttttttaacgAATCAGAAGGATGACTCtaaatttttgtgctaatcaatattatgccacaatgctgtcgactgagcttcacttgtaacgaacccagaattttcctttaagtgCTAGGTTTCTCAGTCTTTATAACAAACTAAAATGTGATGACACAATGGAGCTAAATTTGTATTCtataaaacactttattttttttgtctcttgTAAACATGACCTCAAAACAGTTACAGACAAAAGGACAGAATTAGGAAAGCATCAAAGACACATTTTCAAATATTCTGCATAAAAGCAGCAAGAGAAAAACAAGTGCTTTCAATGACCATCATGCGCTTTTAAGAGTTTGAAAACAGTGCTGCCACGAGTTAGCACTCAAACTTTACTTCAAAATCCCGTTGTGAAACATTATAAACTCTGTAGGTCACATTTCACCACTAAATCCAaaagcaagaaaaaaagaaatattctgCTTAATGAAATTCAACGGTTATGAGAATTCGGGTGAGAAATTTATTAAATTGTCAATTGAAattatcacaatgcaaaaaaagggTGAAGTGGGACTTGGACATGTTGAGATTCACCCAAAATTTGTTCCAACAGTGTAAATTTCTCTGTTTACACAAGCTCTCAACATAGTACATTCATGGTAACAGAAGACAGTTTACACAATTCCTCATGTTCTGCAATACTTCTAGAGGCTCTAAAGCAGCTGAACACATGTCGTATTGCAATCGCAGGTGTGTTGGAGCACCGAGAGCGTCACAAATGCCAAAATACTATATTTTGAATAATGAATAATTCAAAGGCATTACAAGGCAGTGTGGAATGTACAAGGAGATTTAACTGATCTACAGAATTCCAAACACAATTATTTGGCTGAGAACTCTGCATGAGTAAAGCAGGAGGGCGTGTCTTCGAAGCTGTGTGTTCCAGTGGGTGTGGTTAAAGGGTGTGGTGGGCGTGGCTCAGGCCTGCAGATACTCCGGCTGTACCCGCGCAACCTTGCGAAACTCTTTTGCGTGTGTGCGAGGACACTGCATCTCACACCAGCTGATGGGCACCATCTGTGCACCTGAGTGAAGATTTAAGAAAGTGTTAAAACTAACGGACATTTGACTAGTACGCTCTAAAATATAGAAACACCGCTCACCTGCCTCACTGTGGGCCACGACCACACCTAACTCATTCTCCGCTGTGGTTAGCAGGTAGTTCGACTGCACATCACCCAAAGAGATCTGACAGCCAAGGTCAAGGGTCATCAGTTACACATTCTGGATACTAGAGTATTAGAGTTTACAGGAGAGCTGCTTTTCATATAGTATATTACTAATATattggtttcaatacaagttaagctcaatcgacagcatttgtgacaatgttgattactacaaacaaattatttactcgtccctccttttcttacaaaataaataaatcaaggttacagtgaggcacatacaatggaagtgaatggggccaattttatttggagggtttaaaggcaaaaatgtgaagcttataattttattaaaaacacattaattcttctgttaaaacttttgtattgtttgagctgtaaagttgtttaacccTTATTCACTTATTAATAGAGCAATCCATTCCATTTgcattcatcttacgtcatcacaaacacacatgagaACACaatgcgactcatcatactttttgtttttttgttattttggtgccattatgcacagcagagtgaacaacaactgcgtatacgtaactcatcagatgtccaggggaaggtggcttgctgctgctcgcaaacggcatttttttgaggagacaactgattgcaaggaattcatttgcatctttgtttacactgtacACTGtattttcatgcgaaccgtgctgtgtttcgaactaaaatgccagtgtgaaagcaccctaaattaCTCCattcatgtttatataaaataagtaaattttatattttattcacttaaaaaaaaaaaaagaaaaagcattaaACTTTCTTACAGTAGGATCAGACTAAGACTTTGATCTGACATTGAAGCGTTTGTGTGTTCTGTGTTGTGtcagatttctttatttttatttgataaattaaaaaaaatgttcagttatagtctcacccattcattccctatggcgggtcaaatttgacccgaacaATACGAACGGGGTACTGTTCAATAAAACAACCTAGACTCATCGAATCTAGTCCAAATTCAGGTGGCAAGTATAGGAAAGTCACCAAGCCTTGTAAACTAAAGAAaactatttgtatttttaaaataaataaataaataaattattcaggTCAAAAGTTACCTGAAAAGTAAGGGTTCAATTGACGTTTTTATGGTCTTTTTACGGTTTACAGTATTATGtcattatggcaacaaagttgaaaaagtaaaattggatagaacttgagtttagcaagcgattttaccacattaaaatcatgtttacacacatattgtttatgtcttgtggctatactttacaACAGTATTttttaacgtttacgaattgGCTCCATtaacttccatagtaagtgcctcaatagcctagtttccatccacttttcgcgcaaTTTTGTTATCgaaaaagtgaaaatgcgtaaaaaacattttttgcgaaatttgctgtcttctgcctgtttccattcaaatggccttttatcgataaaaatggtgtgcgcgatgacatcatgcctaaaaaaccactttgtcacataagttttggtttagcgcaaaagaaatctgccctgaagccgtttccatacagaaatgtgtgtttatcgctaattcgcttcccagatgtccctaatcttttttcctccgaagttttggtaaaatggggagagtattgagacaattctttgaaattagccagcttactattttaatttcacaaataaacgcaatcagaagatgaggaattgcaatcaaaatggagctgttgcccttctgataggactgtaatatcggtCCTGATGATAATCCTATCGCAGGTttccaccggttccgacccgaaagcgaatcgtcatggccctgttcaagctggcatccTGCACCAAGTAGAGGGGAaattttcagtcttagtataaggatcatccatcgatgtgtatatactgtgtgcacagctattaaagaaaaactgatgcggtgtaatctCAGGgtttatgatacattcctgataatCAATagactattttgaacaatcatctaaagcatcgccatcacaactgcattatgtcccgcaacttttaacgaccaactgaacttgattgtcatctcaaattatttttagtgtcataatgcaatttacattttctgaagaagcaaatgcgatccgaggtaaagagggttatatttaaaatatttaaacgttttaaaatgttcaaaagctcgttttctgaaagtgaactcattagacaaatagttctgatagtttatagtcttgaagtgtagaaaatatCATTCAGCTGAatttattcgtctacagaacagggtacagctaatttaagtttgtgtaaagaaaaggcataggtctaaaaatataatttttttcgtttggtaatttattttttttaatttaatgcgtttttcgtttggcaattttatttaatttaatatagggaattttgccagcattttttcaaaagtataaacaataatttaataaaattgggCTATTTGTtattgttccaaaaaagcacaccgaagcttttctcctagtattgtgtattatttttcatttaaaacatctttgtgcacataaatgatgttttttgtattgtgggctaattccgtgactgccgtctattattttgattggtgtgaaaaagcagctttaataaataaacggatgtctaccgtgattaaatgaatcacaaacagtggccattcatttgtactccgtgcacttgtcagaatgtgcatgtcttgaaacGAGATAattgtgtttgcagtgatcggatctttatgccgttcagatcaatccataatcacgtacaataaattggctttcaaggatcctataccttgtcgtcatgattaacacaggcaattggggtaaattctgtcatgtgactacATTTTtaccaattttctcgacaaaaagtgtttccaaacaagtttttcgcgacatttgatgtatcgacatggagtttatgcactagagttaaacggaaaaatattacgtcgacacttgtgaaatgttagtgataatttgcgtttccatcagctttattttaatGCGCTAAAACCTTTTCCGCAataaatccttggatggaaacgtagttactgtaacccagataattgcttcttttttttaacaaaaggagggacaagtcaaaatttatttttatggtaatcaatattatgccacaaatgctgtcgactgagtttaacttgtattgaacccggaatattcctttaatgtctagTCTTATTTGACATTTGATTTAAAGGATACCACTTTAGCAAGGACGATATCACCTGGCCTAAAGCTTTTGTACGTCTCCACCTGAAGAGAAAAACAGATTTTCTGTAATTAAAGACCATGACAGTTTTATGAAAACTAATAGGCCTAATTTGTCATGAACTCACCTTATCTTTCTCTGTTGCTCTCACATCTTCTCTCCtggaaaaattaaaacaaataaataaaattattgttgttgttgatatttcattttttattatattcacACGCTTTTAAAACATACTTTATTCAAGTCCTTTGATGGACAGAAATGTCATAATTAAGGGCTGACTTCTGCGAATAGAAAATGCACATACCTGATTGTGCCTCTAAACCGATCTTTCAGCGGT is a window of Myxocyprinus asiaticus isolate MX2 ecotype Aquarium Trade chromosome 8, UBuf_Myxa_2, whole genome shotgun sequence DNA encoding:
- the LOC127444509 gene encoding G-protein coupled receptor family C group 5 member B-like — translated: MALWPTLIFILSLIGCCAFEEQPKVTALPPPRGCGTAVDPPYRVLCDLESVWGIVLEAIACGGTVSALILIAILLAKLKTVTEPKKRCGVGPLLLLLAGTVGLFSLSLVFLVGRGEVLCVVRRGLWGALFALCFSCLLVQGVRLKKLAMGRQSPTGSCLAGVAFALTTVQGVIAGEWLLLTVLREGHAACDYLPFDFVLVCSYALALLLVATVLSLAVVLCGGGNREESNRKRMKWRCNGVWLFLSCLSSLLLWVAWLGLYLYGNAAIVTIAKDWDEPALAVALVTEGWVLLLFHAIPEAHLCLRPAAQRNADAGQNYYDAPQLPTLQGYHDDERPTNPRVPYTDSQAFSVEEHSAVLQAGGFHNGLIRPAVPFRSHVYQPTEMALLMNAGTIPTAPPNFTGRHLW
- the LOC127444512 gene encoding exosome complex component CSL4-like isoform X1 encodes the protein MSPMKLCVPGERLCSTEDCIPGTGTYLRHGYIFASLVGYVLRKNEGEELPVISVVRETEAQLLPDVGAIVTCKVTSINPRFAKVHILYVGSTPLKDRFRGTIRREDVRATEKDKVETYKSFRPGDIVLAKVISLGDVQSNYLLTTAENELGVVVAHSEVHRWCPSAGVRCSVLAHTQKSFARLRGYSRSICRPEPRPPHPLTTPTGTHSFEDTPSCFTHAEFSAK
- the LOC127444512 gene encoding exosome complex component CSL4-like isoform X2, with protein sequence MSPMKLCVPGERLCSTEDCIPGTGTYLRHGYIFASLVGYVLRKNEGEELPVISVVRETEAQLLPDVGAIVTCKVTSINPRFAKVHILYVGSTPLKDRFRGTIRREDVRATEKDKVETYKSFRPGDIVLAKVISLGDVQSNYLLTTAENELGVVVAHSEAGAQMVPISWCEMQCPRTHAKEFRKVARVQPEYLQA